GTAGAGGAGTTGCCCCACATGGGCCGGGAGACAGCCTCCTCCATACTGGAACTGATGGGGAAGGGATGGCCCCTGGGCCCCCTCATCAAGTTGGGCCTGGACTCCCCGGGGCAAGACAACCAGGTTGTCCACGGCTGGCTCCCCCTGGAGGAACGCCAGGTAACAAGGCTTCTAGACCCTTCAGAGTGCCGTTCCTTCCTGGAGCCGGGGGGAGCCATGGAACGTGCCCTACCCTCCTACGAGCCCAGGGAAGGCCAGCTCGAGATGCTGGAGGCTGTCATCCAGGCCTTCAACTTGAATGGGCTCGCCGCCATACAGGCGGGAACGGGCACCGGGAAGTCCATGGCATACCTAATCCCATCTGCCCTGTGGGCGATGGAGAACGAGTCCAGGGTGGTGGTGAGCACCCATACCATAGCCCTCCAGGAGCAGCTCGCAGGCAAGGACATACCCCTGCTTGAGAGGGTGCTGGGCGCCCGCCTGCGTGTGTGCGCCTTGAAGGGCAGGGAAAACTACCTGTGCTGGAGGAAGTGGGAGGGTTTTCGCGGCGCCAGGCTCACCATGGGACCCGAGGAGAGAAGGTTCGCAGCACTCTTGACAGCCTGGCTCTCCAAGACCAGGACTGGGGACAGGGGGGAACTGAACCTGCTGCCCCAGGAGTATGGCCTTTGGCCCATGGTGGGCGGGGAGGAGGGATGCCCCACCGGAGGCTGCCGGTTCCGCAACAGGTGCTTCACACGCCTGGCTAGGGGTAACGCCAGGGGTGCCCACCTGGTGGTGGTCAATCACTCTCTCCTTCTTTCCGATGTGAAGGCCCGAAACGCTGTGATACCCTGCTATGAGCACCTGGTGATTGACGAGGCCCATCACCTGGACGAACAGGCCTCTCAGCATCTTGGCGTGCACCTGGACCTCTCCTTTGTCCTTAGGTTCCTCCGGGCCTATGCTCATGGCGAGGGTGAAGCAGGCAAGGGCGCATTTACAGCAATGGAGCGGCGCATCCTGCGGCTCCTGGGCAGGCAGGAGTGGGTGGTGGAAATGCTGGGGAGGGCCAGGGCCTCACTGTCAGAGGCACTGTCCTCCGCGGAGTCCGCCGCTGGCTTGGTGGCCTCCTTTGTCCGGGGGATGCAGGTTGAACCCGATGAGCCCTACCCAGTCTTTCGTTTTGGGGCCCGCCACCGGCAGGACCAGCCCTTCATGGCCTTGCAGGAAGAGGGAGGGAGACTGGCCGGGCAACTAAAAACCGTCTCAGATGCCCTAGGCAGACTTGCGGACGCGCTAGACGAGGGACATGAAGACCTGAAGGCAGACCTTGCAGGTAAGGGTGTGCGCCTTGCCCGGTGGGCAGCCGAGGTGGGATGGATCACCGGTGAACATGATGAAGACTGGGTTTACTGGGCGGAGGCTGGCCGGAAGGAGGAGGTGTCCCTTCACGCGTCCTTGATAGACAGCGGGGACATCTTGAGAGATAGGCTCTTCAGGCCCTTGAAGAGCTGCGTGATGACCTCCGCAACCCTGGCCATGGGGGAGAGCTTCGACTACTTCCTCCGGCCTCTAGGCCTGCAGGGACTCCCCGTGACTGCCGTGGACATACCCTCATCCTTCAGGTACGATTCCCGGGTGTATCTTGCTGTTGCCTCGGACATGCCCCTGCCATCCTCCTCAGAATTCGAGACTGCCTCGGCCGCCTTCATCAAGGAACTCGCCATGACCCTGGAAGGTAGGACCCTGGCCCTGTTCACTTCCCACTTCATGTTGAGGTCGGTATCCGAGGCCATCCGGGGCCACCTTGAGGACCAGGGTATAGGCGTGCTGGCTCAGGGCGTGGATGGTTCCCGGACTGGCATCCTGGAGGAGTTCCGGGCTCAGCCCCGCTCTTTGCTGCTGGGTTCGTCCAGCTTCTGGGAGGGCGTGGATGTGCCTGGCGAGGGTCTCAGTGCCGTGGTGCTGGTCAGGCTTCCCTTCCGGCCTCCGAGTCGCCCCCTGGCCGCGGCCAGGCGTGAGA
This DNA window, taken from Bacillota bacterium, encodes the following:
- a CDS encoding helicase C-terminal domain-containing protein, whose amino-acid sequence is MRPECYVVLDLETTGLDPAQEAIIELGAVKVRDGREAGRFQSLVNPGRDIPFRVRRLTGIDQDVVDSAPGIFSVLPHFLSFLEDLPLVTHNASFDMSFLAATGLRAGIPPLDNPVWDSWELARLALPAAKGHSLACLAQSLGVKPTGSHRALPDAITLSEVFRGLVEELPHMGRETASSILELMGKGWPLGPLIKLGLDSPGQDNQVVHGWLPLEERQVTRLLDPSECRSFLEPGGAMERALPSYEPREGQLEMLEAVIQAFNLNGLAAIQAGTGTGKSMAYLIPSALWAMENESRVVVSTHTIALQEQLAGKDIPLLERVLGARLRVCALKGRENYLCWRKWEGFRGARLTMGPEERRFAALLTAWLSKTRTGDRGELNLLPQEYGLWPMVGGEEGCPTGGCRFRNRCFTRLARGNARGAHLVVVNHSLLLSDVKARNAVIPCYEHLVIDEAHHLDEQASQHLGVHLDLSFVLRFLRAYAHGEGEAGKGAFTAMERRILRLLGRQEWVVEMLGRARASLSEALSSAESAAGLVASFVRGMQVEPDEPYPVFRFGARHRQDQPFMALQEEGGRLAGQLKTVSDALGRLADALDEGHEDLKADLAGKGVRLARWAAEVGWITGEHDEDWVYWAEAGRKEEVSLHASLIDSGDILRDRLFRPLKSCVMTSATLAMGESFDYFLRPLGLQGLPVTAVDIPSSFRYDSRVYLAVASDMPLPSSSEFETASAAFIKELAMTLEGRTLALFTSHFMLRSVSEAIRGHLEDQGIGVLAQGVDGSRTGILEEFRAQPRSLLLGSSSFWEGVDVPGEGLSAVVLVRLPFRPPSRPLAAARRERLQALGRHPFYALSLPEATLKLKQGFGRLMRSSQDRGVVVILDPRASPGGSAYWSHLIGSLPRAQFYSGSRANILEAAWTFVHNRGPVPIEEVLDCWHS